The following are from one region of the Pelagibius sp. CAU 1746 genome:
- a CDS encoding M20 aminoacylase family protein gives MAVINRIAEFHEEIKGWRRDIHAHPETAFEEVRTADFVAEKLAEFGIEVHRGLATTGVVGVLDGQSNASGRAIGLRADMDALHIQELNGFDHRSRHDGKMHACGHDGHTAMLLGAAKYLSETRNFDGRVAFIFQPAEENEGGGRVMVEEGLFEQFPVEAVYGLHNMPGMPVGTVSLRSGPAMAAFDIFEIVVTGKGTHAAMPQLGIDPVVTGAQIVTSLQTIASRRTAPLDSVVVSVTQFHAGDTWNVIPETAVIRGTVRSFKKETQDQMERDIDRMARAICESQGATMTLRYERRYPALVNSETETAIAGAVAAKVVGEDKVVMGAEPLMGSEDFAYMLEAKPGCYVWLGNGTEGGPGGCAVHNPHYDFNDEISVVGASYWATLVEQTLPKSA, from the coding sequence ATGGCCGTCATCAACCGCATCGCCGAGTTCCACGAAGAGATCAAGGGCTGGCGCCGCGACATCCACGCCCATCCGGAGACCGCCTTCGAGGAGGTGCGCACCGCCGACTTCGTGGCCGAGAAACTGGCCGAGTTCGGCATCGAGGTGCATCGCGGGTTGGCCACCACCGGCGTGGTCGGCGTGCTGGACGGACAAAGCAACGCCTCCGGGCGCGCCATCGGCCTGCGCGCCGATATGGACGCCCTGCACATCCAGGAGCTCAACGGCTTCGACCACCGCTCCCGCCATGACGGCAAGATGCACGCCTGCGGCCACGACGGCCACACCGCCATGCTGCTGGGCGCGGCCAAATACCTCTCCGAGACCCGCAACTTCGACGGCCGCGTCGCCTTCATCTTCCAGCCTGCCGAGGAGAACGAGGGCGGCGGCCGGGTCATGGTGGAGGAGGGTCTCTTCGAGCAGTTCCCGGTGGAAGCGGTCTACGGCCTGCACAACATGCCCGGCATGCCGGTGGGCACGGTGTCGCTGCGCAGCGGCCCGGCCATGGCGGCTTTCGATATCTTCGAGATCGTGGTGACCGGCAAGGGCACCCACGCGGCCATGCCGCAGCTCGGCATCGATCCGGTGGTGACCGGCGCGCAGATCGTGACATCGCTGCAGACCATCGCCAGCCGCCGCACGGCGCCGCTCGATTCCGTGGTGGTCAGCGTGACGCAGTTCCATGCCGGCGATACCTGGAACGTGATCCCGGAGACCGCGGTCATCCGCGGCACCGTGCGTTCCTTCAAGAAGGAAACCCAGGACCAGATGGAGCGCGACATCGACCGCATGGCCCGCGCCATCTGCGAGTCCCAGGGCGCGACCATGACCCTGCGCTACGAGCGGCGCTACCCGGCGCTGGTCAACTCGGAAACCGAGACGGCCATTGCGGGCGCCGTGGCCGCCAAGGTGGTGGGCGAGGACAAGGTGGTGATGGGCGCCGAGCCGCTGATGGGCTCGGAGGATTTCGCCTACATGCTGGAGGCCAAGCCCGGCTGCTACGTCTGGCTGGGCAACGGCACGGAGGGCGGCCCCGGCGGCTGCGCCGTGCACAACCCGCACTACGACTTCAACGACGAGATTTCCGTGGTCGGCGCCAGCTATTGGGCGACCTTGGTGGAGCAGACCCTGCCGAAGTCAGCCTGA
- a CDS encoding ABC transporter ATP-binding protein, producing MAEARAVEATQDVLVEVEGLAKLFDVSPPLLNRLLQGQKRVLLTAVDDVSFRIPRGKTFSLVGESGCGKSTVARLVVGLYGATRGRIFFEGVDMAGVTERAEATALRKRLQMIFQDPYASLNPRWRVADIIAEPIRAHKLISGRSAIAARVGELLEQVGLSAADGEKFPHEFSGGQRQRISIARALASNPEFLVCDEPTSALDVSVQAQILNLMKTLQRELGLTYLFISHDLAVVYHISDYVGVMYLGRLVEWGEAKALFRRPQHPYTRMLLDAIPDLEMTGRARIPVAGEVPSPIAPPSGCHFHPRCPFAEERCRREAPRPLATAAGEVSCHAAAEGRLPEVERAGPPAATET from the coding sequence ATGGCTGAGGCGCGCGCAGTCGAAGCGACGCAGGACGTCCTGGTCGAGGTCGAGGGGCTGGCCAAGCTCTTCGACGTTTCGCCGCCGTTGCTGAACCGGCTGTTGCAAGGCCAGAAGCGCGTTCTTCTGACGGCGGTCGACGACGTTTCCTTCAGGATTCCGCGCGGCAAGACTTTCAGCCTGGTCGGCGAATCGGGCTGCGGCAAGTCGACGGTGGCGCGCCTGGTGGTCGGGCTCTACGGGGCGACGCGCGGGCGCATCTTCTTCGAGGGCGTGGACATGGCCGGCGTCACCGAGCGTGCCGAGGCGACCGCCCTGCGCAAGCGCCTGCAGATGATCTTCCAGGATCCCTACGCCAGCCTTAATCCGCGCTGGCGGGTGGCCGACATCATCGCCGAGCCGATCCGCGCCCATAAGCTCATCTCGGGACGCAGCGCCATCGCCGCGCGGGTCGGCGAACTGCTGGAGCAGGTCGGCCTCTCGGCGGCCGACGGCGAGAAGTTTCCGCACGAGTTCTCCGGCGGCCAGCGCCAACGTATCTCCATCGCCCGCGCGCTGGCCAGCAATCCGGAATTCCTGGTCTGCGACGAGCCGACCTCGGCCCTCGACGTCTCGGTGCAGGCGCAGATACTGAACCTGATGAAAACCTTGCAGCGCGAGCTGGGTCTGACCTACCTCTTCATCAGCCACGACCTCGCCGTGGTCTATCACATCTCCGACTACGTCGGCGTCATGTACCTGGGCCGCCTGGTCGAATGGGGCGAGGCCAAGGCCCTGTTCCGCCGCCCGCAACATCCCTATACGCGCATGCTGCTGGACGCCATCCCGGACCTGGAGATGACCGGGCGTGCGCGCATCCCCGTGGCCGGCGAGGTGCCGAGCCCCATCGCGCCGCCCAGCGGCTGCCATTTCCACCCGCGCTGCCCCTTCGCCGAAGAGCGCTGCCGCCGCGAGGCGCCGCGGCCCTTGGCGACGGCGGCGGGTGAGGTATCCTGCCACGCGGCGGCCGAGGGCCGGCTGCCGGAGGTGGAGCGGGCGGGCCCGCCCGCCGCGACCGAAACCTGA
- a CDS encoding ABC transporter permease, protein MIAFVLRRLFQSILVMLAVGFIAFSLFNYVGDPINNMVGQDTTLEQRQELRERLGLDDPFFVQYGRFLANAVQGDFGISYRHRRPVAELIAERVPATLELSLIAAILALFIGVPMGVYTGLHRRGMLSQIFLSVSLVGVSLPTFLIGILLILIFGVMSQDINAAAGFYLIPQLPTFGRGDTVQLGWWSTGFLTKSGLLALILPSITLALFQMTLIMRLVRAEMLEVLRTDYIKFARARGLTNRAVNFGHALKNTLVPVITITGLQLGSIIAFSLITEQVFQWPGMGLLFIQAINEVDIPVMASYLMMIGFFFVFINLVVDLLYYVVDPRLRADKAVSGGHQ, encoded by the coding sequence ATGATCGCCTTCGTTCTCCGACGGCTCTTTCAATCGATTCTGGTGATGCTGGCGGTCGGCTTCATCGCCTTTTCGCTCTTCAACTACGTGGGCGACCCCATCAACAACATGGTGGGCCAGGACACCACCCTGGAGCAGCGCCAGGAGCTGCGCGAGCGCCTGGGCCTCGACGACCCCTTCTTCGTGCAGTACGGGCGCTTCCTTGCCAATGCCGTGCAGGGCGATTTCGGCATCTCCTACCGTCACCGCCGGCCGGTGGCGGAGCTGATCGCCGAACGGGTGCCTGCGACCCTGGAGTTATCCCTCATCGCCGCCATTCTGGCGCTTTTCATCGGCGTGCCTATGGGGGTTTATACCGGGCTGCACCGGCGCGGGATGCTGTCGCAAATCTTCCTCAGCGTCTCGCTGGTCGGCGTGTCCTTGCCGACCTTTCTCATCGGAATCCTGCTGATCCTGATCTTCGGGGTCATGTCGCAGGACATCAACGCCGCCGCCGGGTTCTACCTGATACCTCAGCTGCCGACCTTCGGGCGCGGCGATACGGTGCAGCTCGGCTGGTGGTCGACCGGCTTCCTCACCAAATCCGGTCTGCTGGCCCTTATCCTGCCGTCGATCACCCTGGCGCTCTTCCAGATGACGCTCATCATGCGCCTGGTGCGCGCCGAGATGCTGGAGGTGCTGCGCACCGACTATATCAAGTTCGCCCGTGCCCGCGGCCTGACCAACCGCGCCGTGAACTTCGGTCACGCCCTGAAGAACACCCTGGTGCCGGTGATCACCATCACCGGGCTGCAGCTCGGCTCCATCATCGCCTTCTCGCTGATCACCGAGCAGGTCTTCCAGTGGCCGGGCATGGGCCTGCTGTTCATCCAGGCGATCAACGAGGTCGATATCCCGGTCATGGCCTCTTACCTGATGATGATCGGTTTCTTCTTCGTCTTCATCAATCTCGTCGTCGACCTGCTCTACTACGTCGTCGATCCCCGCCTGCGCGCCGACAAGGCCGTGTCCGGCGGGCATCAATAG
- a CDS encoding ABC transporter permease has product MMETPQPRGLLAAEAAHAQGAALTVRRIFWRRFLRHRLAVASLAFLILLALASAAAPLVEALLDVDGNLVDLFNAKQPPSPAHPLGTDELGRDLLVRLLYGGQVSLVVGLAAALCAAVIGTLLGLAAGYYGGRLDALLMRFTDGVIALPILPLLIILAAIDLGKIGLPQGLVTSESISLYRIVFLIALVGWTTVARLVRGATLSMKTREFVRAAEALGASAPRIMLVHILPNVVSPIIVATTLSIGGIILLESVLSFLGLGIQPPLPSWGNMLTSAQELIWDAPALAIYPGALIFLTVIAFNFLGDGLQDALDPRALQGED; this is encoded by the coding sequence ATGATGGAGACACCGCAGCCCCGGGGCCTGCTGGCCGCCGAAGCCGCCCACGCCCAGGGCGCGGCGCTGACCGTGCGGCGGATCTTCTGGCGCCGCTTCCTGCGCCACCGCCTGGCCGTGGCCAGCCTCGCCTTCCTGATCCTGCTGGCGCTGGCCTCCGCCGCCGCGCCGCTGGTGGAGGCGCTGCTGGACGTCGACGGCAACCTGGTCGATCTCTTCAACGCCAAGCAGCCGCCCTCGCCCGCCCATCCCCTGGGCACCGACGAGCTGGGCCGCGATCTTCTGGTGCGCCTGCTCTACGGCGGCCAGGTGTCGCTGGTGGTGGGCTTGGCCGCAGCGCTCTGCGCGGCGGTGATCGGCACGCTGCTGGGGCTCGCCGCCGGTTACTACGGCGGGCGCCTGGACGCCCTGCTGATGCGCTTCACCGACGGCGTCATCGCCCTGCCGATCCTGCCGCTGCTGATCATCCTGGCAGCCATCGACCTGGGCAAGATCGGCCTGCCCCAGGGCCTGGTGACTTCGGAGAGCATCAGTCTCTACCGCATCGTCTTCCTCATCGCGCTGGTCGGCTGGACCACCGTGGCGCGCCTGGTACGCGGCGCCACCCTGTCGATGAAGACGCGGGAGTTCGTGCGCGCCGCCGAAGCGCTGGGCGCCTCCGCGCCGCGCATCATGCTGGTGCACATCCTGCCCAACGTGGTCTCGCCGATCATCGTCGCCACGACGCTGTCGATCGGCGGCATCATCCTGCTGGAATCGGTGCTGAGCTTCCTGGGCCTCGGCATCCAGCCGCCGCTGCCCTCCTGGGGCAACATGCTGACCTCGGCGCAGGAGCTGATCTGGGACGCCCCGGCACTGGCGATCTACCCGGGGGCGCTGATCTTCCTCACGGTCATCGCCTTTAATTTCCTGGGCGACGGTCTGCAGGACGCGCTCGACCCGCGCGCCCTGCAAGGCGAGGACTGA
- a CDS encoding ABC transporter permease has translation MTAGENQQAGVRVGFAAHLADGVRRFFHSDLWHSFTRSPVVMISAVITVAFVASALFAPLVAPYDPFDLASIDLLDSEIPPVWMQGGDPRFLLGTDDQGRDILSTMIYGSRISLGVGFASVLFAMVLGVGLGLLSGYLGGTLDAIIMRIADVQLTFPAILIALLIDGLSRTVLPRDLHGEIWFYVLVLAIGLSFWVQYARTVRGSAMVERSKEYVQAARVIGIPPLLIMLRHVLPNVMGPVLVIATINLAIAVITEATLSFLGVGVPPTSPSLGTLIRVGNDFLFSGSWWITIFPGAALAILVLAVNLLGDWLRDALNPKLR, from the coding sequence ATGACTGCCGGCGAGAACCAGCAAGCAGGCGTGCGGGTGGGCTTCGCGGCGCACCTCGCGGATGGGGTCAGGCGCTTCTTCCACAGCGATCTTTGGCACTCCTTCACCCGTTCGCCTGTGGTGATGATCTCCGCGGTCATCACCGTGGCGTTCGTCGCCTCCGCGCTTTTCGCGCCGCTGGTGGCGCCTTACGATCCCTTCGACCTTGCCTCCATCGACCTGCTCGATTCCGAGATTCCGCCCGTTTGGATGCAGGGCGGCGATCCGCGCTTCCTGCTGGGCACCGACGACCAGGGCCGGGACATTCTCTCGACCATGATCTACGGCTCGCGCATCTCGCTCGGCGTCGGCTTCGCCTCGGTGCTCTTCGCCATGGTGCTGGGGGTCGGGCTCGGCCTGCTGAGCGGCTATCTGGGCGGCACTTTGGACGCGATCATCATGCGCATCGCCGACGTGCAGCTCACCTTTCCGGCGATCCTCATCGCCCTGCTGATCGACGGGCTTTCCCGTACCGTGCTGCCGCGCGATCTGCACGGCGAGATCTGGTTCTACGTACTGGTTCTGGCCATCGGCCTGTCGTTCTGGGTGCAGTACGCGCGCACCGTGCGCGGCTCGGCCATGGTGGAACGCAGCAAGGAATACGTCCAGGCCGCCCGGGTGATCGGCATTCCGCCGCTGCTCATCATGCTGCGTCACGTGCTGCCCAACGTCATGGGACCGGTCCTGGTGATCGCCACCATCAACCTGGCCATCGCCGTGATCACCGAGGCGACGCTGTCCTTCCTGGGGGTCGGCGTGCCGCCGACCTCGCCCTCGCTGGGCACCCTGATCCGCGTCGGCAACGATTTCCTTTTCTCCGGGTCGTGGTGGATCACCATCTTCCCCGGCGCCGCGCTCGCCATTCTGGTGCTGGCCGTCAACCTTTTGGGCGACTGGCTGCGCGACGCCCTGAACCCCAAGCTGCGGTGA
- a CDS encoding rhomboid family intramembrane serine protease, protein MSAQPDPSQDDRQGPPPPRFGGREPAFNLPPGTLWLTLAVLAGFALQNILEGPAWTSFMSALAFVSPVFWPPGSDLPSLTALPSLVTYAFLHADFMHLALNLGFFLAFGSFVERHLGLIRYLLLFALTAAAGALAEFWFRGAEPVALIGASGAVYGMTGAAMRFMFASGQPGQRRRALAFVGVFMGLNLVFGISGLGDFLAGAQVGWKAHAGGFIAGAVLSYLLARRRSGLHGPA, encoded by the coding sequence ATGTCCGCCCAGCCCGACCCTTCCCAAGACGACCGTCAGGGACCGCCGCCGCCGCGTTTCGGGGGCCGCGAGCCGGCGTTCAATCTGCCGCCGGGCACGCTGTGGCTGACCCTGGCGGTGCTGGCCGGTTTTGCGCTGCAGAACATCCTGGAGGGGCCGGCCTGGACCTCGTTCATGTCGGCGCTGGCTTTCGTTTCACCGGTTTTCTGGCCCCCGGGCAGCGACCTGCCGAGCCTCACGGCGCTGCCGTCGCTGGTGACCTATGCCTTCCTGCACGCCGACTTCATGCACCTGGCGCTGAACCTGGGCTTCTTTCTGGCCTTCGGCAGCTTCGTGGAGCGCCACCTGGGCCTGATCCGCTACCTGCTGCTCTTCGCGTTGACCGCCGCGGCGGGCGCGCTGGCGGAGTTCTGGTTCCGCGGCGCCGAGCCGGTGGCCCTGATCGGCGCCTCCGGAGCCGTCTACGGCATGACCGGGGCGGCCATGCGCTTCATGTTCGCCAGCGGCCAGCCCGGCCAGCGCCGCCGCGCCCTGGCCTTCGTCGGGGTCTTCATGGGCCTCAACTTGGTCTTCGGCATCTCCGGGCTGGGCGATTTTCTGGCCGGGGCGCAGGTCGGCTGGAAGGCCCATGCCGGCGGTTTCATCGCCGGGGCCGTCCTCTCCTACCTGCTGGCGCGCCGCCGGTCCGGCCTGCACGGCCCGGCCTAG
- a CDS encoding ABC transporter permease — protein MLSYLARRLIESLFVLAVMSLVIYWLIGLMPGDPIDIMIFSDPEMTPAEAERLRAIYGLDRPILERYLAWLGNALSGDFGYSRLYNQPALDILLPRLGNTVVLMGLSFLLALAIALPAGIYAATRPQSPVDHAINLIAFAGISVPPFWLAILLIILFAVTLGWLPAGGMGDGRDFWADLRYLALPVMALTIATVGGVIRFMRAAAIEALRQDYVRTALAKGLSGRQVVLGHVLRNAMIPVITILALQMGNLFSGALITEQIFAYLGMGKTIFDAVIGNDYNVALAGLLLATLTTLLANLLADLAYSWLDPRITYQ, from the coding sequence ATGCTCTCCTATCTCGCCCGGCGGCTGATCGAATCGCTCTTTGTGCTGGCCGTCATGTCGCTGGTGATCTACTGGCTCATCGGCCTCATGCCGGGCGATCCCATCGACATCATGATCTTCTCCGACCCGGAGATGACCCCGGCGGAGGCCGAGCGCCTGCGCGCCATCTACGGCCTCGACCGGCCGATCCTCGAGCGCTACCTGGCCTGGCTCGGCAACGCTCTCTCCGGCGACTTCGGCTATTCGCGGCTCTACAACCAGCCGGCCCTTGATATCCTGCTGCCGCGCCTGGGCAACACCGTGGTCCTCATGGGGCTCAGCTTCCTGCTGGCCCTGGCCATCGCCCTGCCCGCAGGGATCTACGCCGCGACGCGCCCGCAGAGCCCGGTCGACCACGCCATCAACCTCATCGCCTTCGCCGGCATCTCGGTGCCGCCTTTCTGGCTCGCCATCCTGCTGATCATCCTCTTCGCCGTCACCCTGGGCTGGCTGCCCGCCGGTGGCATGGGCGATGGCCGGGACTTCTGGGCCGATCTGCGCTACCTGGCGCTGCCGGTGATGGCGCTGACCATTGCCACGGTGGGCGGCGTCATCCGCTTCATGCGCGCCGCCGCCATAGAGGCCCTGCGCCAGGACTATGTGCGCACGGCGCTGGCCAAGGGTCTCAGCGGCCGCCAGGTGGTGCTGGGCCACGTGCTGCGCAACGCCATGATCCCGGTGATCACCATACTGGCGCTGCAGATGGGCAACCTCTTCTCCGGCGCGCTGATCACCGAGCAGATCTTCGCCTATCTGGGCATGGGCAAGACGATCTTCGACGCGGTCATCGGCAACGACTATAACGTCGCCCTGGCCGGCCTGCTGCTGGCGACGCTGACCACCCTGCTGGCCAACCTGCTGGCCGATCTGGCCTATAGCTGGCTCGACCCCAGGATCACGTACCAATGA
- a CDS encoding peptide ABC transporter substrate-binding protein has protein sequence MRKLILTFFLALAAFAWPPAAAEELRIGISQYPTTLHPSREPSVAKSYVASMTRRPMTVYDQQWELICMLCTELPSIEAGTAVPEDLPPGVEGAGDGRGIALTYSLRPDATWGDGTPVTTKDVLFTWKAGRHPTAGIGNLELYKRIHAIDVIDDKTFVLHADRISFEYAAINDFRILPAHIEEPIFDTAPEDYRNRTTFDTDPTDKALYYGPYRITEVVPGSRVVLEPNETWWGKAPAFTRITVLIIEKTTALEANLLSGNIDMISGELGLTLDQALAFEKRHGDRFDVIYKPGLLYEHIDVMLDNPILADKRVRQALLYGIDREAINERLFEGRQPVAHTSVSPLDWVYSEDVKTYPYDPARAAELLEAAGWSEMKQGLRHNAAGETLQLEFMTTAGNRVRELVQQVLQSQWKQLGIDVRVRNEPPRVFFGQTVHERRFTGLAMFAWGSSPENVPRSTLHSEEIPTEANGWSGQNYTGFRNAEMDELIEAINLELDRSKREQMWHRLQEIYAEEVPVIPLYWRANPYILPKWLKGLRPTGQQASSTLWVEEWSVEGR, from the coding sequence ATGCGCAAGCTGATACTGACGTTCTTCCTGGCGCTGGCCGCCTTTGCGTGGCCGCCCGCCGCCGCCGAAGAATTGCGCATCGGCATCTCCCAGTATCCCACCACCCTGCATCCCAGCCGCGAGCCCTCGGTCGCCAAATCCTACGTCGCCTCCATGACCCGCCGGCCGATGACGGTCTACGATCAGCAGTGGGAGCTGATCTGCATGCTTTGCACCGAGCTGCCGTCGATCGAAGCGGGAACGGCGGTGCCCGAAGACCTGCCGCCGGGCGTCGAGGGCGCGGGCGACGGGCGGGGCATCGCCCTCACCTACAGCCTGCGGCCCGACGCCACCTGGGGCGACGGTACGCCGGTCACCACCAAGGACGTGCTTTTCACCTGGAAGGCGGGGCGCCATCCCACCGCCGGCATCGGCAACCTGGAGCTCTACAAGCGTATCCACGCCATCGACGTGATCGACGACAAGACCTTCGTCCTGCACGCCGACCGCATCTCCTTCGAGTATGCGGCGATCAACGACTTCCGCATCCTGCCCGCGCACATCGAAGAGCCGATTTTCGACACGGCGCCGGAGGACTACCGCAACCGCACCACCTTCGACACCGACCCGACCGACAAGGCGCTCTACTACGGCCCCTACCGCATCACCGAGGTCGTCCCGGGCTCGCGCGTGGTGCTGGAGCCCAACGAGACCTGGTGGGGCAAAGCCCCCGCCTTCACGCGCATCACCGTGCTGATCATCGAGAAGACGACGGCGCTGGAGGCGAACCTGCTGTCCGGCAACATCGACATGATCTCCGGCGAGTTGGGCCTCACCCTCGACCAGGCGCTGGCCTTCGAGAAACGCCACGGCGACCGCTTCGATGTCATCTACAAGCCGGGGCTGCTGTACGAGCACATCGACGTCATGCTCGACAACCCGATCCTGGCCGACAAGCGGGTACGCCAGGCGCTGCTCTACGGCATCGACCGCGAGGCCATCAACGAGCGCCTCTTCGAGGGCCGCCAGCCGGTCGCCCACACCAGCGTCTCGCCGCTGGACTGGGTCTATTCCGAGGACGTGAAGACCTATCCCTACGATCCGGCCAGGGCCGCCGAGCTGCTGGAGGCCGCCGGCTGGAGTGAGATGAAGCAGGGCCTGCGCCACAACGCGGCGGGGGAGACCCTGCAGCTCGAGTTCATGACCACCGCCGGCAACCGCGTGCGCGAGCTGGTGCAGCAGGTGCTGCAGAGCCAGTGGAAACAGCTCGGCATCGACGTGCGCGTGCGCAACGAGCCGCCGCGCGTGTTCTTCGGCCAGACCGTGCACGAACGCCGCTTCACCGGCCTCGCCATGTTCGCCTGGGGCTCGTCGCCGGAGAACGTACCGCGCTCCACCCTGCATTCCGAGGAGATTCCCACCGAGGCAAACGGCTGGTCGGGGCAGAACTACACCGGCTTCAGGAACGCCGAGATGGACGAGCTCATCGAAGCCATCAACCTGGAGCTCGACCGTTCCAAGCGCGAGCAGATGTGGCACCGCCTGCAGGAGATCTATGCCGAGGAGGTGCCGGTGATCCCGCTCTATTGGCGCGCCAATCCCTACATCCTGCCGAAATGGCTGAAGGGCCTGCGCCCGACGGGACAGCAGGCCTCTTCGACGCTGTGGGTCGAGGAGTGGAGCGTCGAGGGGCGCTGA
- a CDS encoding ABC transporter ATP-binding protein, producing MSETGTNQPLLRVENLRVEIPGRRGTLVAVDDISFSIGEGEVLGVVGESGAGKSLTGAAVIGLLEPPCRIGSGQILFDGRRIDNLPYEKLRRIRGRHIGMVFQDPLTSLNPLYTVGRQLTETILTHTDLSEKGARKRAIELLQEVGIPAAERRIDQYPHEFSGGMRQRVVIALALCANPRLIIADEPTTALDVSIQAQIITLLKRLCREHGAAVMLVTHDMGVIAETADRVAVMYAGRIVEIGPVADVVLRARHPYTEGLMGSIPLVGHDVERLTQIDGAMPRLNAIPTGCAFNPRCPKAFDRCRQARPELAPVGGETEAACWLYGEVSERSGTDG from the coding sequence ATGAGCGAGACCGGAACCAACCAGCCGCTGCTCCGGGTCGAGAACCTGCGCGTCGAGATTCCCGGCCGCCGCGGTACCCTGGTGGCCGTCGACGACATCTCTTTTTCGATCGGCGAGGGCGAGGTGCTGGGTGTGGTCGGCGAGTCCGGCGCCGGCAAGTCGCTGACCGGCGCCGCCGTCATCGGCCTGCTGGAGCCGCCCTGCCGCATCGGCAGCGGGCAGATCCTCTTCGACGGCCGGCGCATCGACAACCTGCCTTACGAGAAGCTGCGGCGCATCCGCGGGCGCCACATCGGCATGGTCTTCCAGGATCCGCTGACCTCGCTGAACCCGCTCTACACCGTCGGGCGGCAGCTCACAGAGACCATCCTCACCCATACCGACCTCAGCGAAAAGGGCGCGCGCAAGCGCGCCATCGAGCTGCTGCAGGAAGTCGGCATCCCGGCGGCCGAGCGGCGCATCGACCAGTACCCGCACGAATTTTCCGGCGGCATGCGCCAGCGGGTGGTCATCGCGCTCGCGCTCTGCGCCAACCCGCGGCTCATCATCGCCGACGAGCCGACCACGGCGCTGGACGTGTCGATCCAGGCGCAGATCATTACGCTGCTGAAGCGGCTCTGCCGGGAGCACGGCGCCGCCGTCATGCTGGTGACCCACGACATGGGCGTGATCGCCGAGACCGCCGACCGGGTCGCGGTGATGTATGCCGGGCGCATCGTCGAGATCGGCCCCGTGGCCGACGTGGTGCTGCGCGCCCGGCATCCCTATACCGAGGGCCTTATGGGCTCGATCCCCCTGGTTGGCCACGATGTCGAACGCCTGACCCAGATCGACGGCGCCATGCCGCGCCTCAACGCCATTCCGACGGGCTGCGCCTTCAATCCGCGCTGTCCCAAGGCCTTCGACCGCTGCCGCCAGGCGCGCCCGGAGCTGGCGCCGGTGGGCGGCGAAACGGAGGCGGCCTGCTGGCTCTATGGAGAAGTATCCGAACGGAGCGGCACCGATGGCTGA
- a CDS encoding PAS domain-containing protein → MSEKPQDRSYTAEAAPLSALSHPDHIWFFEYWRARKPADGLPGRHDIDPADFPKLLPRVAMIAVEAAEGGFRYRYRLAGTEIVSRAGRDPTGKTFDELYQGDYLKSAQALYDELRRSKEPHFSERVFPIGDGESFLRYDRLILPLAGDHRNVDQFLLLIVVVEQRGRVRREGSFERAGRSRSR, encoded by the coding sequence ATGAGCGAGAAACCGCAAGACCGCAGCTATACGGCCGAGGCAGCGCCGCTGTCGGCGCTGTCGCACCCGGACCACATCTGGTTTTTCGAGTATTGGCGGGCGCGCAAGCCGGCAGATGGCCTGCCGGGCCGCCACGACATCGACCCTGCCGACTTCCCCAAGCTGCTGCCGCGCGTCGCCATGATCGCGGTCGAGGCCGCCGAGGGTGGTTTCCGCTACCGCTATCGCCTGGCGGGGACCGAGATCGTCTCGCGGGCCGGGCGCGACCCCACCGGCAAGACCTTCGACGAGCTCTACCAGGGCGACTACCTGAAGTCGGCCCAGGCGCTCTACGACGAGTTGCGCCGGTCGAAGGAACCGCACTTTTCCGAGCGGGTCTTCCCCATCGGCGACGGCGAGAGCTTCCTGCGTTACGACCGCCTGATCCTGCCGCTGGCCGGCGACCACCGGAACGTGGACCAGTTCCTGCTGCTCATCGTGGTGGTGGAGCAGCGCGGCAGGGTCCGCCGGGAAGGCAGCTTCGAGCGGGCCGGGCGCTCGAGGTCCCGCTGA